The following are from one region of the Effusibacillus pohliae DSM 22757 genome:
- a CDS encoding citrate/2-methylcitrate synthase gives MTTQVKAGLEDVVAGTSEICFVDGEKGRLVYRGYDINELVGKASFEEVVYLLWHGKLPNRTELDQLEAELQKYRDIPADVLELVRTLAQHPAGATGMEVLRTAVSYLGAVDADKSMDRETHLKQAAKLIALSASITAAFGRFKKGLEYVPPRSDLNHAANFLYMLNGQEPDQLAVEAFDVALILHADHELNASTFAGRVTVATLSDLYSGVTSAIGALKGPLHGGANEDVMRMLMEIGSVENTAKEVQARLDSGEKIPGFGHRVYRNYDPRGLVLKRYAKELTAKAGNTKWFEMTEITEDVVLKHFERKGKELKYNVDLYSGCLYDAMGIPVELFTPIFVMSRMSGWTAHFLEQYANNRIIRPRAEYTGPVDLEFVPVDQRQ, from the coding sequence ATGACAACTCAAGTGAAAGCTGGACTGGAAGATGTAGTGGCGGGTACGTCCGAAATCTGTTTTGTCGACGGTGAAAAAGGCCGCTTGGTGTATCGCGGATACGATATCAACGAGCTGGTCGGAAAAGCCTCATTCGAAGAAGTGGTGTATCTTTTGTGGCACGGCAAGCTGCCCAACCGGACCGAACTTGACCAGCTGGAGGCCGAACTGCAAAAATATCGCGACATTCCGGCTGACGTGTTGGAACTGGTACGGACGCTGGCGCAACACCCGGCCGGTGCCACCGGCATGGAAGTCCTGCGGACGGCTGTCAGCTATCTCGGCGCCGTGGACGCGGACAAATCGATGGATCGGGAAACCCATCTCAAGCAAGCTGCCAAACTGATCGCTCTGTCCGCTTCGATCACGGCTGCCTTCGGCCGCTTTAAAAAAGGGCTCGAGTACGTGCCGCCGCGCAGCGATCTGAATCATGCGGCCAATTTCCTCTACATGCTGAATGGACAAGAACCTGACCAGTTGGCGGTCGAAGCGTTTGATGTAGCGCTGATTCTCCATGCCGACCACGAGTTAAACGCTTCCACATTCGCCGGCCGCGTGACGGTCGCCACATTGTCCGACTTGTATTCGGGCGTCACCTCCGCCATCGGCGCGTTGAAAGGGCCGCTGCACGGGGGAGCGAACGAAGATGTGATGCGCATGCTGATGGAGATCGGTTCCGTCGAGAACACGGCCAAGGAAGTGCAGGCGCGCCTGGACAGCGGCGAAAAAATCCCAGGGTTCGGCCACCGCGTGTACCGCAACTACGACCCGCGCGGCCTGGTGTTGAAACGGTACGCCAAGGAACTGACGGCGAAAGCGGGCAACACCAAATGGTTTGAAATGACCGAGATCACCGAGGATGTCGTGCTGAAACATTTCGAGAGAAAAGGCAAGGAACTCAAATACAACGTCGACCTGTATTCCGGCTGCCTGTACGATGCGATGGGTATTCCGGTCGAACTGTTCACCCCGATTTTTGTGATGAGCCGGATGTCCGGCTGGACTGCTCATTTCCTAGAGCAGTACGCGAACAACCGGATCATTCGTCCGCGCGCCGAATATACCGGTCCTGTCGATCTGGAATTCGTGCCGGTCGATCAACGCCAATAA
- a CDS encoding LL-diaminopimelate aminotransferase yields the protein MKQSRRLEKFRSAVFFELNDLKQQLRAEGKEIIDLGIGSPDLPPPPHVIQTLAEAVADPGGYGYPTSEGSLFFREAVATWYKNRFSVPVDPLRECMALMGSQDGLSHLALALVDPGDYVLVPDPGYPIYEVSIHLANGIPYRLPLTEENQFLPDFSAIPKEVAGKAKLMILNYPNNPVTAVADRAFYEKAVAFAKQHQIAIVSDIAYSELAFDGYRPMSILEIEGAKDVAVEFHSLSKSFNMAGCRIGFAVGNRDILQALAVVKSNIDYGVFTAVQKAAAAALLGDQSHTRRMAETYQSRRDVLLDGLAQIGWQIPKPKATMFVWAKIPVAMASREFTRELLRRTGVAVVPGVGFGQQGEGYVRIALVQPEDQLQEAVRRIGASGILR from the coding sequence ATGAAACAATCGCGTCGGCTGGAGAAGTTTCGTTCCGCTGTGTTCTTTGAACTGAACGATTTGAAGCAGCAACTGCGCGCGGAGGGCAAAGAGATCATCGATTTGGGCATCGGCTCGCCCGACTTGCCGCCGCCTCCCCATGTGATCCAAACGTTGGCAGAGGCAGTCGCCGATCCCGGTGGGTACGGCTATCCGACTTCCGAGGGCAGTCTGTTTTTCCGGGAAGCGGTCGCGACTTGGTATAAAAATCGGTTTAGCGTTCCAGTGGACCCGCTCAGAGAATGCATGGCCCTGATGGGGTCGCAGGACGGATTGTCCCACTTGGCGCTCGCGTTGGTGGATCCCGGTGACTATGTACTGGTGCCGGATCCAGGTTATCCGATCTACGAAGTCAGCATTCATCTGGCGAACGGGATTCCCTATCGGCTGCCGCTGACGGAAGAGAACCAGTTTCTACCGGATTTTTCCGCGATTCCGAAGGAGGTGGCCGGCAAGGCGAAGCTGATGATCCTCAATTACCCCAACAATCCGGTGACGGCGGTGGCCGACCGTGCGTTTTACGAAAAAGCGGTTGCCTTCGCAAAGCAGCACCAGATTGCGATCGTCAGCGACATCGCCTACTCCGAGCTGGCGTTTGACGGCTACCGGCCGATGAGCATACTGGAAATCGAAGGCGCGAAAGATGTTGCCGTCGAATTTCATTCTTTGTCGAAGAGCTTCAACATGGCCGGCTGCCGGATCGGCTTTGCCGTCGGCAACCGCGACATCCTGCAGGCGCTGGCTGTCGTGAAATCGAACATCGACTACGGCGTGTTCACCGCAGTGCAAAAAGCGGCGGCCGCCGCCCTGCTCGGCGACCAGTCGCATACCAGGCGGATGGCCGAAACGTATCAGTCAAGGCGAGATGTGTTACTCGACGGACTCGCCCAAATCGGCTGGCAGATTCCGAAACCGAAGGCCACCATGTTTGTCTGGGCAAAGATTCCGGTCGCGATGGCATCGCGCGAATTCACACGCGAACTTTTGAGAAGAACGGGGGTTGCCGTGGTTCCCGGCGTTGGCTTCGGCCAGCAGGGGGAAGGATACGTCCGAATCGCCCTGGTGCAGCCTGAGGACCAATTGCAGGAAGCGGTCAGGCGGATCGGCGCAAGCGGCATCCTCCGGTGA
- a CDS encoding YhgE/Pip domain-containing protein: protein MDGLRVAKYEWRAIFRNPKAIISIIALLLVPLLYSYLYLWAFWDPYERLDHLPVAVVNQDQGAEMDGKPVNIGQELVDKLKSDPKLKWEFTSYEKAREGLENQRYYMMVQIPADFSKKAASLSQTKPQQAEILFVPNESRNLLASQLGARAMEEMRAQIQRQLTEKYAEVLFEKLGDTGKGLADAAFGAYQLSDGLLTVKQGTVQLHDGAGKLSSGARQLNDGAQQLYGGLQSLESGLKQASDGSARLAAGLAKLNDKGKELSQGAGQLAAGLQPISQAIARIAPDLQQTSTGLKQLAPVAGDTLTQWQALVAKHPELLQDPEGQKLARELGEISQTVPKAAAASEQIATALNQAAPGVARLAAGSQQLASGVEQYVTGVGQAKDGAQQVAEGFKRLYEGAGKLTAGAANLAAGSGSLAVGGTTLQNGVDRLASGVVKLADGSKELASKLAEGSQQVNDGIADSKDKANMIAEPVQLEENKLHPVPNYGTGFSPYFISLALYVGALLLFIILDVRRVAVQPKRATAWLFGKFSVYAAIGVLQALIVGYSLQAGLGLQVVNQPMFYAMCMLISVTFVVLIQGLITVFGEAGRFLAIVILMLQLTSSAGTFPLEMTPEFFQSLNPYLPMTYTVAGLKAVISNGDSSWIWANVRTLALFTIGVAVVTVLLSLRRYPGAKTKSVAESATA from the coding sequence ATGGATGGTTTGCGCGTCGCCAAATACGAGTGGAGAGCCATTTTTCGCAATCCAAAAGCCATAATTTCGATCATTGCATTGCTGCTGGTTCCGCTCTTGTACAGCTACCTGTATCTGTGGGCGTTTTGGGATCCGTACGAACGGCTGGACCATCTGCCGGTAGCGGTGGTCAACCAGGACCAGGGCGCCGAAATGGACGGAAAACCGGTCAACATCGGCCAGGAATTGGTTGATAAACTGAAATCGGATCCCAAACTGAAATGGGAGTTTACGTCTTACGAGAAAGCACGGGAGGGGCTTGAAAACCAGCGGTATTACATGATGGTGCAGATTCCGGCCGATTTTTCGAAAAAAGCGGCGAGCCTGTCGCAAACAAAGCCGCAACAGGCGGAAATCCTCTTTGTGCCGAATGAAAGCCGCAATTTGCTGGCCTCCCAGCTGGGGGCGCGGGCGATGGAGGAAATGAGGGCGCAAATCCAGAGGCAACTGACGGAAAAATATGCGGAGGTTCTGTTTGAGAAGCTGGGTGACACCGGAAAAGGCCTGGCAGATGCCGCATTCGGAGCCTATCAACTGTCGGACGGACTGCTTACAGTAAAACAGGGAACCGTACAATTGCATGACGGTGCCGGCAAACTGTCCTCAGGTGCCCGCCAGTTGAACGATGGTGCCCAACAGCTGTACGGCGGACTGCAGAGCCTGGAATCCGGCCTGAAACAGGCGAGCGACGGCAGTGCGCGACTGGCAGCAGGACTTGCCAAGTTGAACGATAAAGGCAAGGAGTTGTCGCAGGGAGCCGGGCAGCTGGCCGCCGGGCTGCAACCGATTTCCCAGGCAATCGCCAGAATTGCCCCGGACTTGCAGCAAACCAGTACAGGACTGAAACAACTTGCGCCGGTCGCTGGCGACACACTGACGCAATGGCAGGCGCTGGTAGCTAAACATCCGGAATTGTTGCAGGATCCGGAAGGACAAAAACTGGCACGAGAGCTGGGCGAGATATCGCAGACTGTGCCAAAAGCGGCGGCTGCAAGCGAGCAGATTGCCACCGCGTTGAACCAGGCGGCTCCAGGCGTCGCCCGGTTGGCCGCTGGCAGCCAACAATTGGCAAGTGGTGTCGAGCAATATGTGACAGGGGTAGGACAGGCGAAAGACGGGGCCCAGCAAGTGGCCGAGGGTTTCAAGCGGCTGTATGAAGGAGCCGGCAAGCTGACGGCTGGAGCTGCCAACCTGGCAGCCGGAAGCGGTTCGCTGGCTGTGGGTGGAACAACGCTGCAAAACGGGGTCGACCGGTTGGCGTCCGGTGTGGTCAAATTGGCGGACGGATCCAAGGAGTTGGCGTCCAAATTGGCCGAAGGCTCACAGCAGGTGAATGACGGAATCGCCGATTCCAAAGACAAGGCGAACATGATCGCCGAGCCGGTGCAGTTGGAGGAAAACAAACTGCACCCAGTACCGAATTACGGTACAGGCTTTTCTCCCTACTTTATTTCCCTTGCGCTCTATGTCGGCGCGTTGCTGTTGTTTATCATTCTGGACGTCCGCCGGGTGGCGGTGCAGCCGAAACGGGCTACCGCTTGGCTGTTTGGAAAATTTTCCGTGTACGCAGCGATTGGCGTGTTGCAGGCGTTGATCGTCGGCTATTCCCTGCAGGCCGGACTGGGACTGCAGGTGGTCAACCAGCCGATGTTTTATGCGATGTGTATGTTGATATCTGTCACGTTTGTCGTTCTGATACAGGGGCTGATCACCGTTTTTGGGGAAGCCGGCCGATTTTTGGCGATTGTCATTCTGATGTTGCAACTGACATCTTCGGCTGGCACATTCCCGCTCGAGATGACGCCCGAGTTCTTCCAGTCGCTCAATCCGTACCTGCCGATGACGTATACGGTTGCAGGCCTGAAAGCGGTTATTTCGAACGGGGACAGCAGCTGGATATGGGCGAATGTCCGCACACTGGCGCTCTTTACAATAGGGGTTGCGGTGGTCACGGTGCTGTTGTCGCTACGCCGTTACCCGGGCGCAAAAACAAAAAGTGTGGCGGAAAGCGCCACCGCCTGA
- a CDS encoding TerC family protein: MWELLVAFFSIIIINLVLSGDNAIVIALASRKLPLDKRRQAILWGTAGAIVLRIVLTLVVVWLLKIPFLMVAGGLMLIWISYKLLIDKEEGVEIKAANNLWQAIQTIVVADFVMSLDNVLAIAGAANGKVYLVVIGILLSIPVIVWGSTMILKLIEKYPAIVYIGSGILAYTAGEMIVGDQTVNHWVHGVPGIHYIVPIATAVLVLAAGHLMKKRGPIKQEGISNSQ; the protein is encoded by the coding sequence ATGTGGGAATTATTGGTGGCCTTTTTCAGCATAATCATCATCAATCTGGTATTGAGCGGTGACAACGCGATTGTGATCGCGCTCGCCAGCCGGAAACTGCCGCTTGACAAACGGAGACAGGCGATTCTCTGGGGGACGGCCGGGGCGATCGTGTTGCGGATCGTGCTGACATTGGTGGTGGTATGGCTTTTGAAGATTCCGTTTTTGATGGTGGCCGGCGGACTGATGCTGATCTGGATTTCGTACAAATTGCTGATCGACAAGGAAGAGGGTGTCGAGATTAAGGCGGCCAACAATCTATGGCAGGCGATTCAAACGATCGTCGTTGCCGATTTTGTGATGAGCCTGGACAACGTGCTGGCGATTGCCGGTGCTGCGAACGGAAAGGTTTATCTGGTGGTGATCGGTATTCTGCTGAGCATTCCGGTGATCGTGTGGGGCAGCACGATGATTTTGAAGCTGATTGAAAAATACCCAGCGATTGTCTACATTGGCTCCGGAATCCTGGCGTACACCGCCGGTGAAATGATTGTGGGAGATCAAACGGTGAACCATTGGGTGCACGGCGTGCCGGGGATTCATTACATCGTTCCGATCGCTACCGCTGTCCTGGTGCTGGCAGCCGGTCACCTGATGAAAAAACGGGGGCCGATCAAGCAGGAGGGGATTTCAAACAGCCAATAG
- a CDS encoding DUF3905 domain-containing protein, translating into MADINPPLREKKAPWRDTPLEHWSREIDPAILSGDQWADNERDPGSERRENQYLLSGEVPLLAPFMHPTHDVTYGDE; encoded by the coding sequence ATGGCCGACATCAACCCGCCTTTGCGGGAAAAAAAGGCACCCTGGCGGGATACGCCGCTGGAACACTGGAGCCGGGAGATCGATCCGGCGATCCTGTCGGGCGACCAGTGGGCGGACAATGAACGCGACCCAGGATCGGAGAGAAGAGAGAACCAGTACTTGCTGTCAGGCGAAGTTCCCCTGCTGGCTCCCTTTATGCATCCTACACATGACGTCACCTACGGGGATGAGTAG
- a CDS encoding VanZ family protein, producing the protein MLQKNWRAYVWFALTLAFMALIFLKSAEPYAQQDLKPKLAAWISASALERWLPHIEFYYDHDLVTWKQPYGMLEFFIRKAAHVSEYAILTFLWIRTLAYTSLTRCKILLASACIALLYAASDEWHQTFVPGRTGHPIDVAVDSLGIALIVLIGKSA; encoded by the coding sequence ATGTTGCAAAAAAATTGGCGAGCCTATGTCTGGTTCGCGCTGACACTGGCGTTCATGGCCTTGATCTTCCTGAAATCGGCAGAACCTTACGCGCAACAGGATCTGAAGCCAAAACTGGCCGCCTGGATCTCTGCATCCGCGTTGGAGCGATGGTTGCCGCACATCGAATTTTACTATGACCACGATTTGGTGACATGGAAACAGCCTTACGGCATGCTGGAATTTTTCATCCGCAAAGCGGCCCATGTCAGCGAATACGCGATCCTCACGTTTCTCTGGATTCGCACGCTTGCATACACGTCTCTCACCCGTTGCAAGATCCTGCTCGCGAGCGCGTGCATCGCCCTGCTGTATGCAGCTTCCGACGAATGGCACCAAACGTTCGTCCCTGGCCGCACAGGCCATCCGATCGACGTGGCGGTCGATTCGCTCGGCATAGCTCTGATTGTCCTCATCGGGAAAAGTGCATAA
- a CDS encoding CBS domain-containing protein → MKLRELMTSDVQTCSPQDTVVQAAQIMRNIDVGIVPVVEGDKLVGVVTDRDIVLNVVAKGQDVNTARVKNCMTSSVVTGTPDMDAHRAADLMAEHQIRRLPVVENGRLVGIVAIGDLATVSIHENEAGYALSEISEPSQPQH, encoded by the coding sequence ATGAAATTGCGGGAACTCATGACAAGTGACGTTCAAACATGCAGTCCCCAAGACACGGTTGTACAGGCTGCTCAAATAATGCGCAATATCGACGTAGGGATTGTACCGGTGGTGGAAGGGGACAAGCTGGTGGGAGTGGTCACCGACCGCGACATCGTGCTGAATGTGGTGGCGAAAGGCCAGGATGTCAACACCGCCCGCGTCAAAAACTGCATGACCAGCTCTGTGGTGACCGGCACGCCGGATATGGACGCCCACCGGGCAGCCGATCTGATGGCTGAACACCAAATCCGCCGCTTGCCGGTGGTGGAAAACGGCCGTCTCGTCGGCATCGTGGCGATCGGCGACCTGGCAACCGTCTCGATTCACGAAAATGAGGCCGGTTACGCCCTCTCGGAGATTTCGGAACCAAGCCAACCGCAACATTAA
- a CDS encoding DUF2621 family protein, with protein MEYTETAKQLLEELLAPIPFFVRPMAKKMIDKKIREVAAGQGHTQIEEDDVIRGYILAGEQKDQKRIKDFLVKKGIDLTPYQDLFK; from the coding sequence ATGGAATATACCGAAACAGCAAAGCAACTGTTGGAGGAGCTGCTCGCTCCCATCCCGTTTTTTGTACGGCCGATGGCGAAAAAGATGATCGACAAAAAAATCCGGGAAGTCGCTGCAGGGCAAGGACATACCCAGATTGAAGAAGACGACGTGATTCGCGGCTACATTCTCGCCGGCGAGCAGAAAGATCAGAAGCGAATCAAGGATTTTCTAGTGAAAAAAGGGATCGACCTGACGCCCTATCAAGACCTGTTCAAGTAA
- a CDS encoding FAD-dependent thymidylate synthase: protein MENRIKPRVKILRYTDPDRLSLAKNAAIFLGKSDEDNVKRPLNLLKKGHTSIFRGEHVKFEFWTTKVVYDHLVTYTTAQMRACGGLRANEAQYFIPPVEAPELYEIGQRHLETYQMLVRGIDPDTNDPTERLRLQAARSVAPMSVELHYILQFNFLTLMEAVFPQRIWEPGAQPDTFEVVNLMWEQVRQHDPELWDLAKDIYGPEAIAWKKARARLKKENPELFKEIMEKYGQLKSMWT, encoded by the coding sequence TTGGAAAACCGGATCAAACCCCGCGTCAAAATTTTGCGTTACACCGACCCGGATCGTTTGTCCCTCGCCAAAAATGCGGCGATTTTTTTAGGCAAATCGGATGAAGACAACGTGAAACGGCCCTTGAATTTGCTGAAAAAGGGCCATACCTCAATCTTCCGCGGCGAACACGTGAAGTTTGAGTTCTGGACCACAAAAGTCGTATACGATCACCTTGTGACTTATACCACAGCCCAAATGCGGGCGTGCGGCGGCCTGCGTGCGAATGAAGCGCAATATTTCATCCCGCCCGTGGAGGCTCCCGAGCTATACGAGATCGGGCAGCGTCACCTGGAAACCTACCAAATGCTGGTTCGCGGCATCGATCCCGACACCAACGATCCGACCGAACGGCTCCGCCTGCAAGCCGCCCGTTCCGTCGCACCGATGAGCGTGGAACTGCACTACATTCTGCAGTTTAACTTCCTGACATTGATGGAAGCGGTATTCCCGCAACGGATCTGGGAGCCTGGCGCCCAACCGGACACGTTCGAAGTGGTCAATCTGATGTGGGAGCAAGTCCGCCAGCACGACCCGGAACTGTGGGACCTCGCAAAAGACATCTATGGTCCGGAAGCGATCGCCTGGAAAAAAGCGCGCGCCCGGCTGAAAAAAGAGAATCCCGAGTTATTCAAGGAAATTATGGAAAAATACGGCCAGTTAAAATCGATGTGGACATGA
- a CDS encoding iron-containing alcohol dehydrogenase, whose translation MLNFQLHMPTRILFGAGEVEKAGEEAAQYGRKLLLVTGRTATKKTGVLDRVVRSLQTAGLEVLVFDRIEPNPRAATIDEGGRIAREAKCNAVIALGGGSVMDAAKAIATVAVSNRPIHEYLAGGQTGLWKELLPIREALPVITIPTLAATGSEANSIAVVTNWETKEKASISGPALFPVVAILDPELTYTVPASYTADGCADIFTHLYEGYLTGEGNAHVQDEITEGLMRTVIRFSRTVLDDPTNYEARAAILWASTLALIGIAGAGRGGSFPLHQMEHPLSGHYDISHGRGLAILAPAYFRHVYRDRPERFARMGRRVFGVQETDDLKAAEAAIAAVEAWFAEIGVAGSLKKQGIPRDALARMAADAVRIGGRGNGFIPGIRELREPDVLAIYEACYE comes from the coding sequence ATGTTGAATTTCCAGTTGCACATGCCGACCCGGATTTTGTTTGGCGCGGGAGAAGTCGAGAAGGCGGGGGAGGAAGCGGCCCAATACGGCCGCAAGCTGCTGCTGGTGACCGGCCGCACTGCCACGAAAAAAACGGGTGTCCTCGACCGCGTCGTACGCTCGTTACAAACGGCAGGCCTAGAGGTGCTGGTGTTCGACCGGATTGAGCCGAATCCGCGGGCTGCCACGATTGATGAAGGAGGCCGCATCGCCCGTGAAGCAAAATGTAACGCGGTCATCGCGCTTGGCGGCGGTTCCGTGATGGACGCGGCGAAGGCGATCGCCACAGTGGCCGTTTCCAACCGACCCATCCATGAATACTTGGCGGGCGGCCAGACGGGACTGTGGAAGGAACTGCTGCCGATCCGGGAGGCGCTGCCTGTTATCACGATTCCGACGCTGGCGGCAACCGGATCGGAAGCCAACTCCATCGCAGTGGTGACCAATTGGGAAACGAAGGAAAAAGCGAGCATTTCCGGACCGGCTCTGTTTCCTGTCGTCGCCATTCTCGATCCGGAACTGACCTATACGGTACCTGCTTCCTATACGGCTGACGGGTGTGCCGACATTTTCACCCATTTGTATGAGGGCTATCTGACGGGCGAAGGGAATGCGCATGTGCAGGACGAGATCACGGAGGGATTGATGCGGACCGTCATCCGGTTCTCCCGGACGGTACTGGACGATCCGACCAATTACGAGGCGCGGGCGGCAATTCTGTGGGCCAGCACGCTGGCGTTGATCGGCATCGCTGGCGCTGGTCGCGGCGGCTCGTTCCCGCTGCACCAGATGGAGCATCCTCTGTCGGGCCACTACGATATTTCGCACGGCAGGGGACTGGCGATTCTGGCGCCCGCCTATTTTCGCCATGTATACCGGGACCGGCCGGAACGGTTTGCCCGGATGGGCAGGCGGGTGTTCGGCGTGCAGGAAACGGATGATCTGAAAGCGGCGGAAGCGGCGATCGCGGCGGTGGAAGCCTGGTTTGCCGAAATCGGTGTCGCCGGTTCCCTGAAAAAACAAGGCATCCCGCGGGATGCCTTGGCCCGGATGGCGGCCGACGCGGTCCGCATCGGCGGCCGCGGCAACGGATTCATCCCGGGGATTCGCGAATTGCGGGAGCCTGACGTGCTGGCGATTTATGAAGCTTGTTACGAATAG
- a CDS encoding alanine--tRNA ligase: protein MGKEVVTVDIARHPLLPEEVAAVEKLVNRVIFENRPITAAFVEPEEAKRLPLRKPPSVTENIRIVTVADFDHSPCGGTHPARTGEIGFVKVLAWEKYKAGTRIEFVCGGRAVAAMDRKQQILRELGRLLGTGESELYASAAKLMNDRKELERSLQETKQTLLQHEAEQLRNQAQLVGSLLVSAAVYENRPMQELQRLAGFVTAAANRVALLASAGDKTNLVFAKANDVNLSMVSLLRAVLPLVNGKGGGNDSIAQGGGAGTGNPQTVLEQALHLLTEQTENRSYS from the coding sequence ATGGGCAAGGAAGTGGTAACGGTCGATATTGCCCGCCACCCGCTGCTGCCCGAGGAAGTGGCGGCGGTCGAAAAGCTGGTCAACCGCGTCATTTTTGAAAATCGGCCGATCACAGCCGCGTTTGTCGAACCGGAAGAAGCAAAGCGGCTGCCGTTGCGCAAACCGCCTTCCGTTACTGAAAACATCCGGATCGTGACGGTCGCCGATTTTGACCATTCGCCTTGCGGCGGCACACATCCCGCCCGGACGGGAGAGATCGGCTTCGTCAAAGTCCTGGCATGGGAAAAATACAAAGCCGGCACCCGAATCGAGTTCGTTTGCGGCGGTAGAGCGGTTGCCGCGATGGACCGCAAGCAACAAATCCTGCGCGAACTGGGACGACTGTTGGGCACGGGCGAAAGCGAGCTGTACGCTTCCGCTGCCAAGCTGATGAACGACCGCAAGGAACTGGAGCGAAGCCTGCAGGAAACAAAACAGACCTTATTGCAACACGAAGCGGAACAATTGCGGAACCAAGCTCAACTGGTCGGATCATTGCTGGTCTCCGCCGCCGTCTACGAGAATCGGCCGATGCAGGAACTGCAACGTCTGGCTGGATTTGTGACGGCCGCCGCCAACCGCGTGGCGCTGTTGGCAAGCGCAGGAGACAAAACGAATCTCGTGTTTGCCAAAGCAAACGATGTCAACCTGTCGATGGTGTCCCTGCTGAGAGCCGTTTTGCCTCTGGTCAACGGAAAAGGGGGCGGCAACGATTCCATCGCCCAAGGCGGCGGCGCTGGAACCGGCAACCCCCAAACGGTGCTGGAGCAAGCACTGCACCTGCTCACAGAGCAAACGGAAAATCGGTCCTATTCGTAA
- a CDS encoding DUF4383 domain-containing protein, producing MATTFARTAGWIFLILGILGFFVSHLAGLIQFDAVHNLLHLMLGVLALAAAANQKARLYAVVAGPLLLLLGIVGFFVSPLGGIHLEPLENMLHFALGGWGMWAGVYRTAE from the coding sequence TTGGCAACCACGTTCGCCCGCACTGCCGGCTGGATTTTCCTGATTCTCGGCATACTCGGTTTTTTTGTCAGCCATTTGGCCGGATTGATTCAGTTTGATGCTGTTCACAATCTGCTCCATCTCATGCTGGGCGTATTGGCGCTGGCGGCCGCAGCCAACCAAAAAGCCCGCTTGTACGCCGTCGTTGCCGGTCCTTTGCTGCTGCTGCTCGGCATCGTCGGATTCTTCGTCTCCCCGCTCGGGGGAATACACCTGGAACCACTCGAAAACATGCTGCATTTTGCGCTCGGCGGCTGGGGAATGTGGGCCGGAGTATATCGGACAGCCGAATAG
- a CDS encoding M23 family metallopeptidase, with product MLKALRVLLYIVIVSLLAGTPAFAENRGESAPHSDPIGKFKQAAAATKVPWYYIAAIYQYESSLQWKKKKGSGETVIEMPAGLWCGSLNPNQQDRYEGTIRVYGGIGRDGNQDGIADPKNEQDVLYALGILLGTNGTSEEDIRIALWNHYHESLIVDRITHFARIYNQFGTTELHGNAFPIPKQYNYTYRSTWGDRRGWGGRRIHEGTDIFADYGTPVVATTYGFVELKGWNDYGGWRIGIRDLNNVYHYYAHLSSFKKGIQIGSIVTPGQVIGYVGSSGYGKPGTSGKFAPHLHYGMYRDTGTREFAFDPTPYLRRWELQSQKK from the coding sequence ATGCTGAAAGCTTTGCGTGTTCTCCTGTATATCGTGATAGTCTCGTTGCTGGCCGGAACTCCCGCTTTCGCGGAAAATCGGGGCGAGTCTGCCCCCCATTCGGATCCCATCGGGAAGTTCAAGCAAGCGGCCGCGGCAACCAAAGTCCCATGGTATTACATTGCGGCGATTTACCAATATGAATCCAGTCTGCAATGGAAGAAAAAAAAGGGATCCGGCGAAACGGTGATTGAAATGCCGGCCGGGTTGTGGTGCGGGTCGCTCAATCCCAACCAGCAGGACCGTTATGAGGGGACGATTCGCGTCTATGGAGGCATCGGCCGGGACGGCAACCAGGATGGAATCGCCGATCCGAAAAACGAACAGGATGTCCTGTACGCGTTGGGGATCTTGCTGGGTACCAACGGCACTTCGGAAGAAGATATCCGAATCGCGCTGTGGAATCATTATCACGAATCGTTGATCGTCGACCGGATCACCCATTTTGCCCGAATCTACAACCAGTTTGGGACAACCGAACTGCACGGCAACGCCTTTCCCATTCCCAAGCAGTACAACTACACCTACCGCAGCACGTGGGGGGACCGCAGGGGCTGGGGCGGCAGGCGGATACATGAAGGAACCGACATATTTGCCGACTACGGCACGCCCGTGGTTGCCACCACTTACGGGTTCGTCGAATTGAAAGGGTGGAACGATTACGGCGGCTGGCGCATTGGAATTCGCGATCTCAACAATGTGTACCACTACTATGCCCACCTGTCCAGCTTCAAAAAAGGGATCCAGATCGGCAGCATCGTCACCCCTGGCCAGGTGATCGGATATGTCGGCTCTTCCGGCTACGGCAAACCGGGAACATCCGGAAAATTCGCCCCCCACCTGCACTACGGAATGTATCGCGATACCGGGACGAGGGAATTTGCGTTTGACCCGACGCCGTATTTGCGCCGCTGGGAACTCCAGTCACAGAAAAAATAA